The Armatimonadota bacterium genome includes a window with the following:
- a CDS encoding haloacid dehalogenase has product MSRSESRVTTILFDLDGTLIESRMHLFLPAYYDGLAECVRDLMDRESFIAHLRRATRAMIENDGTASNEEVFNRFFYPLAGRTREELQPVFDRYYREKYPALRALTENIPLARQTVQSARDLGYRLALATNPLFPATAIFQRMHWAGLHESDFEAVTTYENSRACKPNLLYYRSLLDSLGCCASECVLIGDEEWDMVARELGIRTFLVRSSATERRPIQTPPVWEGDLAAFTHLLCRLRDASDSETAD; this is encoded by the coding sequence GTGAGCCGATCCGAAAGCCGCGTCACCACCATCCTGTTCGATCTGGATGGCACCCTCATCGAAAGCCGAATGCATCTGTTCCTTCCGGCCTACTATGATGGTCTGGCGGAGTGCGTCCGGGATCTGATGGACAGGGAGTCCTTCATCGCACACCTCCGCCGTGCTACCCGGGCCATGATCGAAAACGACGGGACCGCTAGCAATGAGGAGGTGTTCAATCGTTTCTTCTATCCACTGGCTGGCCGCACGCGGGAGGAATTGCAACCTGTCTTCGACCGGTATTACCGTGAGAAGTATCCCGCGCTGCGTGCGCTCACCGAAAACATCCCTCTGGCCCGGCAGACGGTCCAGTCCGCGCGCGATCTGGGTTATCGGCTCGCCTTGGCCACCAACCCTTTGTTTCCTGCGACCGCCATCTTTCAGCGGATGCACTGGGCCGGCCTGCACGAGTCCGACTTCGAGGCGGTTACCACTTACGAGAACTCACGCGCCTGCAAACCGAACCTTCTTTATTACCGGAGTCTGCTGGACAGCCTGGGCTGCTGCGCATCGGAGTGCGTGCTCATAGGGGATGAGGAGTGGGACATGGTGGCGCGCGAGCTCGGCATCAGGACATTTCTTGTCCGCAGCAGCGCCACAGAGCGCAGGCCAATCCAGACTCCTCCTGTATGGGAGGGCGACCTCGCCGCCTTCACACACCTGCTTTGCCGTCTCCGGGACGCTTCAGACTCGGAAACCGCCGACTGA
- the mntP gene encoding putative manganese efflux pump MntP, which translates to MDFVNIAGIALGLAMDAFAVAIASSITLGSVSPRQVFRLAFHFGLFQAMMPVLGWLAGKSVADVFRQWDHWVAFGLLAFIGIRAIRAALTDDPNEDVPDPTRGISLVMLSVATSIDALAVGLSFAMLHVRIWYPALVIGIVAATMTTLGMLLGTRLGSRFGRNTEIAGGMILIIIGLNILIQHLRE; encoded by the coding sequence TTGGACTTCGTAAACATTGCTGGCATAGCCCTCGGCCTGGCGATGGACGCCTTCGCCGTGGCCATAGCATCCAGCATCACTCTGGGCTCAGTCTCTCCCCGGCAGGTCTTCCGCCTTGCCTTCCACTTCGGACTGTTCCAGGCCATGATGCCGGTCCTGGGCTGGCTGGCCGGGAAATCGGTGGCGGACGTATTCCGACAGTGGGACCACTGGGTGGCGTTCGGCCTGCTGGCGTTCATCGGCATACGGGCGATCCGCGCCGCGCTAACGGATGATCCCAACGAAGACGTTCCCGATCCCACCCGCGGCATTTCCCTGGTGATGCTCTCTGTGGCGACCAGCATTGATGCGCTTGCGGTAGGGCTCAGCTTTGCGATGCTTCACGTGCGCATCTGGTATCCGGCTCTTGTCATCGGCATTGTTGCCGCCACGATGACCACCCTGGGGATGCTGCTGGGCACCCGGCTGGGAAGCCGCTTCGGACGCAATACGGAGATCGCCGGAGGGATGATTCTCATCATCATCGGCCTGAACATCCTGATCCAGCACCTCAGGGAGTGA